The Silurus meridionalis isolate SWU-2019-XX chromosome 25, ASM1480568v1, whole genome shotgun sequence genomic interval gtgtgagagagaggagagagagagagagtgtgagagagagagagagtgagagagagtgagagagagagagtgtgagagagagagagagagagagagagtgtgtgtgagagagagagagagagagagagagagagagagagagagagagattgtgaggAGTAGGAGGCTACTTTCAGTTTATTCCGCTCTGTAAGCACAAAAACCCCTCACAGTAATGAAGAGACTGCAGATCTGAAAGAAGCTTCTGGAAGATGGAGAGAAGGATGACACACAGAGTAAAAGATAAGTGAAAAATAGAAGAGTGAAGAAGTATAAAAGGAGATTAACTGCATAATCAGAGAGAAATATGAGGTGTGAAAGAGGGATAGATtgagaaaagagtgagagagatgaaAGACAGATGCATGGAGAAAGGAGATAAGAAAATCTGAAGGTTTTTTGAGGTTTGTCTTTCTGAGAGAAGGTTCTCTGTTAAACCCATTGTGTTTCTTTGTCACACACGGTTCTAGATTTAAACAGTTCAGAACCTGTAAGGTTTCTTTGGTGGCTCTTTAAAGGTTCTTTGAATGCGTTTCtattaaaaagtacaaaaagaaCCCATCGAGAACCCTGGATTATGCAAATAACTATTCAGAAACTGTAGTTCCTGGTTCTTCTTTGTCAGGCTTTTTTTCAAAGAAAGTTTATGGTTCTCCTCCTGCAGGAACTCTTAACTGTAAAAATCTTCAGCAGAGAGTTTTCTTGGCCATAATTGGTTTCTGTTTAAAAGCAAAGAACCCTTACAGAACCCTTTTAGAACATTCTGATGGTGTATATTAGGACTCATTGGTTAGGTTTCATTATCTCCATTTACTGCTCATTATATTCATGTCTGAACCAAACAGGATGAGTACAGGTTCCTAACCCCATAACTTTCTCTAAAACCCCTTGGTGGACCCGTTCCTGACTCCGGTGTAGGTGTAGAACCTCTTAAGGAGAACTGGAGAACCTTCAGGTGTTATTAACCCTGATGATGGTAGGATCATGCACATGAATGGATTGAGATGTGACTGGATGTGAGGAGAAAATCCCAACCTTATAACACTgcagatgacacacacacacacgcacacacacacacacacacacacacacacacacacacacacacacacagaaccatCCGAACACGAGAATAAAAGTGTGAAATTGAGAGAACGTGTGCCGTGTTTCCCTCCTACACACTGATCCATCCTGCCATAGCTGCTGTTCTcaccttcatctctctctccatctctaatctcttttcttcctcacacacacacacacacacacacacacacacacacacacacacacacacagtgattgATGTGTTACAGAATGAAAGGaggactctctctctttctctctctcttttttctttatttctctcgttcttttttctttctttctcaggcAAATTCTCCACCAGTGGTAGTAAACACAGATACCCTCGATGGTTCACCTTATGTAagtatctctcacacacacatacacacacacacacacacacacacacacacacacacacacacacagacacacacatatacagacatacacatactaaatgacattttgtgtgtgtgtgtgtgtgtgtgtgtgtgtgtgtgtgtgtgtgtgtctatgtgtgtgtgtgtgtgtgtgtgtgtgtctgtgtgtgtgtgtgtgtgtgtgtatgtgtgtgtgtgtgtgtgtgtgtgtgtgtgtgtgtgtgtgtgtgtatgtgtgtgtgtgtgtgtgtgtgtgtgtgtgtgtgtgtgtgtgtgtgtgtatgtgtgtgtgtgtgtgtgtgtgtgtgtgtgtgtgtgtggtgtgtgtgtgtgtgtgtgtgtgtgtgtgtgcgttgcaGGTTAATGGGACAGAGGGAGATTGAGTATGAAGAGATCACGTTGGAAAGAGTGAGTTCTGCAGAATTTACCTATaaaacataattattcaaccccaattccaaaaaagttgggacaccgtaaaatataaatatatatataaataatttgcatctgagaatatatactatttttccgtatacatctgggaactgaggagagcaGTTCCTGAAGTTTTGGAAGGAATGTTTTCACacatgtgtctgatacaggatactagctgctcaacagttctgggttttctttgttgtatttttcatttcatgatgcaccaaatgtttttaaatggactACAGCAGGTCAGTTCTacacctggactcttctactataaaGTCATGCTAtggtaatagatgcagtatgcagttagcatcgtctggtttaaatattaataaaggcctttcctaaaaaaagaaaaatgttttctggGTGGAAGCAGTGATGAATCCTTTCCAAACGTACAAGCTGatcattccacaggcactaatgcaccatCATACCAacagagatgcagctttttgaactgagcgctgataacatgTCAGAttgtccctctcctctttagtctggaggacatggtgtccatggtttccaaaaagaaataaaattttattcgtctgaccacacaaattttccactttgcctcagtacattttaaatgagctttggcccagagatgatggtggtgtttctggatcatgttcacacataCCTTCTACTTTatatgatagagatttaacctgcatttgtggatgatacGGAAAACTGTGTCCACAgaaaatgatttctggaggtgttaatgaacccatgcagtgatttccattacagaatcaacactgttttaaatgcagtggcccCTGAGGGCCCAAAGACCACAAACATCCAATATAGTTTTTCCCCCTTGTCCCTTGTGTATTTCTCCAGATACTTTGAAAtgtttgatgatattatgttctgtaaatgatgagatttTCACAtgttgatgttgaggaacattattgtGAAACAGTTTGTAGAtgcagtctttcacagattggtgaagctccgcccatctttacttctgagagactctgcatctctaagatacactatttataccccaATCATCTCACTGACCTGCTGCTAATTAACCTCATTAGATACTagatgtttctccaactgtttcatTTGAACAGCATTtacttttttcacacttttgttGCTCCgtcacaacttttttgagatgttttgCAGCACCAAATTCATAATTACCAGATTTGTTTCCTTAAATTGGTACATTTCCTGACTTTCAACATGTGATATgatttatgttctattgtgaataaaataaaagtttatgagatttacaaatcattctgttttttatccatttaacacagggattattattattattattattattattattattattattgtgtgtgtgtgtgtgtgtgtgtgtgtgtgtgtgtgtgtgtgtgtgtgtgtgtgtaggggaacTCAGGTCTGGGTTTCAGTATAGCAGGTGGTACAGATAATCCTCATGTAGGAGACGATCCAAGTATCTTCATCACCAAAATCATCCCGGGAGGAGCAGCAGCTCAGGACGGGAGGCTGAGGtataacacagacacacacacacacacctgcacacctgaaccttatttttttaaattaaatatgtgaTATGAACGTTATAGTTAATATTTTTCTAATATTAAACACCTCCcctgtctctcttttcctctctctctctctctctctctctctctctctctctctcattctctctcaggGTGAACGACAGTATCCTGTTTGTGAACGATGCAGATGTGCGTGAGGTGAGTCACAGTCAAGCCGTCGAGGCTCTGAAGGAAGCCGGAGCCATCGTCCGTCTCTACGTCCTGCGCAGGAAACCCATCGCCGAGAAGGTCACCGAGATCAAACTCATCAAAGGACCCAAAGGTTttgaaagtttgtgtgtgtgtatacacttaGCATATAAAGTTTAGATTGAGGTATTAGTGTGTAGAAACAGTTCTACTGCAATAAAAGCTCCAGGAACCCAGTGAGGAAccctttctgtttttattattagtactatgaggtggtatcaaaaagtttgtaGTGGATAATAGTGGAACTGATGCTATTCTGACCCACAAGCATCACCACATATACAATTTCATCAGAAACATTAGAACATagagcaaacatgaaaaaagaTGACAAGAGATCAAGAAGACCTTTAACTCGCTTGTGCATGATGACACATGCAGACTTtatcttcctgaagatgaagatccagcttgGCTTTTTTTCACTGTTGCGGCGATCTGGCGGaaattgcagaaggtgcttgacacactaCATGCTTCATGTTTCACTTCATGCTTCACACTTCATGAACATGTTCCAGAAGAATGCTGGAagcactgtattactgtgtaaggggactattttaaaggtgatcgtgtggaaaGTACATTCTTGTTAACAGAGCGAATCTCCAAACCTTTTCATACCAACTCGTATTAATGTTGTTTCTAGAACCAGGCTGAGAAGCTGAACATAAGAGAAGGAGAAACAAAAGTTGGCCTAAAAGAGAACCTTGTGGGACACAGTGTTATTATTtctgccatctctctctctctctctctctctctctctctctctctgtcaggtCTGGGGTTCAGTATAGCAGGCGGTGTTGGTAATCAGCACATTCCCGGGGATAACAGCATCTACGTCACTAAAATAATTGAAGGTGGAGCAGCACATAAAGACGGCCGGCTGCAGATCGGAGACAAAATCCTAGCGGTAATCATTAAAGCTGATCTCTGTTACTTACACTGATCTCAAATCTATCACACGACCACTAGGGGAAGCCTGTTTCAGACAAAACTGATGTTAGATAAAACGTTCTTCTGTTATTTTTACACATTAGCATTAGAGCACAGGAAGTGCTGTTTGGCTCAACTAGCACATGATGTAGCTTTAAAAGATCCTAATCGCTAATTAGCTTGCTGTCAGTCTCTGTCAACTGATAAGTGATGGGTAGTTGTGATTAATGACGTGTTGCTGTGATTAGTGACGTGTAGTTGTGATTAATTATGTGTAGTTGTGATTAGTGACGTGTAGCTGTGATTAGTGACGTGTAGTTGTGATTAATTATGTGTAGTTGTGATTAGTGACATGTAGCTGTGATTAATTATGTGTAGTTGTGATTAGTGACGTAGCTGTGATTAATTATGTGTAGTTGTGATTAGTGACATGTAGCTGTGATTAATTATGTGTAGTTGTGATTAGTGATGTAGCTGTGATTAGTGATGTAGCTGTGATTAGTGACGTAGCTGTGATTAATTATGTGTAGTTGTAATTAGTGATGTGTAGCTGTGATTAATGACATGTTGCTGTGATTAGTGACGTGTAGCTGTGATTAGTGACGGTAGTTGTGATTAGTGACGGTAGTTGTGATTAGTGACGGTAGTTGTGATTAGTGATGTGTAGCTGTGATTAATTATGTGTTGCTGTGATTAATGACATGTAGTTGTGATTAGTGATGTGTAGCTGTGATTAGTGACGTGTAGCTGTGattagtgatgtagatgtgattaGTGACGTAGTTGTGATTAGTGACGGAAGCTGTGATTAATGACGTGTAGCTGTGattagtgatgtagatgtgattaATGACGGTAGCTGTGATTAGTGATGTAGCTGTGATTAatgatgtgtagatgtgatgaGTGACGGTAGATGTGATGAGTGACGGTAGCTGTGATTAGTGACGTGTTGCTGTGATTAGTGAGGTGTAGCTGTGATTAGTGACGGTAGCTGTGATTAATGACGTAGCTGTGATTAGTGACGTAGATGTGATTAATGACGTAGCTGTGATTAATGACGTGTAGATGTGATTAGTGACATGTTGCTGTGATTAGTGACGTGTTGCTGTGATTAATGACGGTAGCTGTGATTAGTGACGGTAGCTGTGATTAATGACGGTAGCTGTGATTAGTGACGGTAGCTGTGATTAATGACGGTAGCTGTGATTAGTGACGGTAGCTGTGATTAGTGACGGTAGTTGTGATTAGTGACGGTAGCTGTGATTAATGACGGTAGCTGTGATTAGTGACGGTAGCTGTGATTAGTGACGTAGTTGTGATTAGTGACGGTAGTTGTGATTAGTGACGTAGCTGTGATTAGTGACGTGTAGCTGTGATTAGTGACGTGTAGTTGTGATTAGTGACGTGTAGCTGTGATTAATGACGTGTAGCTGTGATTAGTGACGTGTAGCTGTGATTAGTGACGTGTAGTTGTGATTAGTGACGGTAGCTGTGATTAATGACGGTAGCTGTGATTAATGACGTGTAGCTGTGATTAGTGACGTGTAGCTGTGATTAATGACGTGTAGCTGTGATTAGTGACGTGTAGCTGTGATTAATGACGTGTAGCTGTGATTAGTGACGTGTAGATGTGATTAGTGACGTGTAGCTGTGATTAATGACGTGTAGCTGTGATTAGTGACGTGTAGCTGTGATTAATGACGTGTAGCTGTGATTAGTGACGTGTAGCTGTGATTAGTGATGTCTAGCTGTGATTAGTGACATGTACTGATGTGTGTTCTCTGTCACAGGTGAATAACGTGTGTTTAGAGGACGTGATGCACGAGGATGCGGTTGGCGCACTAAAGAACACAGCGGACGTCGTATACCTCAGAGTGGCCAAACCCAACAACCTGTACCTTACACACACCAACAGCTACAACCCTCCTGACCTCACcagcagtaagtgtgtgtgtgtgtgtgtgtgtgtgtgtgtgtgtgtgtgtgtgtgtgtgtgtgtatgtataaagcaatgatattcatatattttgtatttaataacgtgtgtgtgtgtgtgtgtgtgtgtgtgtgtgtgtgtttgtgtgtgtgtgcgcatgtgcgtgtgtgttcgcCCCAGCTTATTCTTCTCACATGGACACTGAGCTTGGTCACCCTAACTTCCTGGGTTCAGATTACCCACAAGCACTCACTCCCACATCCCCCAGCCACTTCTCACCGGTGCTGCACGGCATGCTGGGAGACGACGACGTGCCCAGGTGAGGGGTGTGTTCCTCAAAACAGGGGTGAGGTCTTTGTAATGTGGTTTATCTTTCATGCatttcctttgtgtgtgtgtgtgtgtgtgtgtgtgtgtgtgtgtgtgtgtgtgtgtgtgtgtgttagagatcCGAGGCGTGTGCTGATCCACAGAGGGTCCACGGGTCTGGGCTTTAACATTGTCGGAGGCGAGGATGGAGAGGGAATCTTCATCTCCTTCATTCTGGCTGGAGGACCAGCAGATCTAAGTGGAGAACTGCGTAAAGGAGACCAGATACTAAgtgtgagaacacacacacacacacacacacacacacacacacacacacacacacacacacacaaagcatctGTCTACAATATAGCTATTTTCaatcatatatgtatatatgtatattctgtgtgcgtgtgcatgtgcgtgtgtgtgtgtgtgtgtgtgtgtgtgtgtgtgtgtgtgtgtgtgttgtgttgtgttttaggTGAATGGCGTTGATTTACGAGCTGCAACACATGAACAAGCTGCAGCAGCACTAAAAAATGCTGGACAGACTGTGACCATCATCGCGCAGTACAGACCTGAAGgtaacttacacacacacacacacacacacacacacacacgcaaacacacacaaacacacacaagcacacacacacataaacgtTTATAcaagagtatatatatatatatatatatatatatatatatatatatatatctgaccttgtgtgtgtgtgtgtgtgtgtgtgtgtgtgtgtgtgtgtgtgtgtgtgtgtgtgtgtttagaataCAGTCGGTTTGAGGCAAAGATCCATGATTTAAgagagcagctgatgaacagcAGTTTAGGTTCAGGAACAACCACACTGAGGAGTAACCCGAAGCGCGGTTTCTAcatcaggtacacacacacacacacacacacacacacacacacacacacacacacacacacacacacacatacacacacatatacacacacaaacacacactttaattcatttccttttatttcttatgtttttataatgtGCTTCATCATGACATTTAAGTTAATTCTATCACTTTAGGttaaggatggagggattagtggATTGAtggttgaggatggagggatcagtggagtggtggttgaggatggagggatcagtggagtgGTGGTTAAGGATGGGGGGATCAGTGGATTGATGGTTGAGAATGTGTTAGATCAGCAATGtgagaagaaagggac includes:
- the LOC124378835 gene encoding LOW QUALITY PROTEIN: disks large homolog 4 (The sequence of the model RefSeq protein was modified relative to this genomic sequence to represent the inferred CDS: inserted 2 bases in 1 codon) encodes the protein MKARTKLPSLCSCVKYRYQDEETPPLEHSPAHLAHSKSAEMLHMSDKNLAAMDTMHGYAPHTHISPVKPVLLSAGHTPLYTSAVSTLANSPPVVVNTDTLDGSPYVNGTEXEIEYEEITLERGNSGLGFSIAGGTDNPHVGDDPSIFITKIIPGGAAAQDGRLRVNDSILFVNDADVREVSHSQAVEALKEAGAIVRLYVLRRKPIAEKVTEIKLIKGPKGLGFSIAGGVGNQHIPGDNSIYVTKIIEGGAAHKDGRLQIGDKILAVNNVCLEDVMHEDAVGALKNTADVVYLRVAKPNNLYLTHTNSYNPPDLTSTYSSHMDTELGHPNFLGSDYPQALTPTSPSHFSPVLHGMLGDDDVPRDPRRVLIHRGSTGLGFNIVGGEDGEGIFISFILAGGPADLSGELRKGDQILSVNGVDLRAATHEQAAAALKNAGQTVTIIAQYRPEEYSRFEAKIHDLREQLMNSSLGSGTTTLRSNPKRGFYIRALYDYDKTADGGFLTQAVSFRFGDILHVLDCSDEEWWQARRVGPQGDNEDIGFIPSKRRVERKEWSRLKSKERDRSRDSLGSQGRDESAHSYETVTQVEVHYARPIIILGPVKDRVNDDLLSEFPDKFGSCVPHTTRPKREYEVDGRDYHFVASREQMEKDIQSHRFIEAGQYNSHLYGTSVQSVREVAEQQGKHCILDVSANAIRRLQAAQLHPIAIFVRPKSLENVLEINTRLTEEQARKGFDRAVKLEQDFLECFSAVVEGDSFEEVYHKVKTVIEEQSGPFIWIPTRERLSEW